A section of the Sebastes fasciatus isolate fSebFas1 chromosome 5, fSebFas1.pri, whole genome shotgun sequence genome encodes:
- the hmg20b gene encoding SWI/SNF-related matrix-associated actin-dependent regulator of chromatin subfamily E member 1-related isoform X1 → MGGIKQEQSDASQQSKPSHSADQQQDEPKKRGWPKGKKRKKVLPNGPKAPVTGYVRFLNERREHMRARYPDLPFPEITKRLGAEWTRLALNDKQRYLDEAEREKMQYALELKDYQQTEAFQITTAKIQDKRIKKEDTPSVIISTSSEPSLSKATDLRFDIPIFTEEFLDQNKAREAELRRLRKANIEFEEQNAVLQRHIKDMYSAKERLEAELGLDEKRTQALHQHLLAIKHTLVNSLSSVPLPGTGETASHVNLDSYLSRLSGVLEGNPHKHRALLSQLCEVLSHLDSEKL, encoded by the exons CCAAAGAAGAGAGGCTGGCCgaagggaaagaaaagaaagaaggtgCTTCCAAATGGTCCCAAGGCACCAGTAACAGGATATGTCCGCTTCCTGAATGAACGGCGAGAACATATGCGGGCCAGGTACCCTGACTTACCTTTCCCAGAAATCACCAAGAGACTTGGAGCAGAGTGGACGCGATTAGCTCTGAATGACAAACAG CGCTACCTGGACGAGGCGGAACGGGAGAAGATGCAGTATGCGCTGGAACTGAAGGACTATCAGCAGACTGAGGCCTTTCAGATCACCACTGCTAAGATCCAAGACAAGAGGATCAAGAAAG aaGACACTCCATCTGTCATCATCAGTACTAGTTCAGAGCCCTCTTTATCAAAG GCTACTGACCTCAGATTCGACATCCCTATCTTCACTGAGGAGTTCCTCGATCAGAACAAAG CTCGTGAGGCCGAGTTGCGACGGCTCCGTAAGGCCAACATTGAGTTTGAAGAGCAGAATGCGGTTCTTCAGCGGCACATTAAGGACATGTACAGTGCTAAAGAGCGCCTGGAGGCTGAACTGGGGCTGGACGAGAAGCGTACCCAGGCTCTTCACCAGCACTTGCTGGCCATCAAACACACGTTGGTCAACAGTCTGTCATCGGTCCCCCTGCCAG GTACAGGTGAGACAGCGTCTCATGTGAACCTGGACTCATACCTGAGTCGTCTCAGCGGAGTGCTGGAGGGAAACCCTCACAAGCATCGTGCACTGCTCTCCCAGCTTTGCGAAGTCCTCTCTCATCTGGACAG TGAGAAGTTATGA
- the hmg20b gene encoding SWI/SNF-related matrix-associated actin-dependent regulator of chromatin subfamily E member 1-related isoform X2, with amino-acid sequence MGGIKQEQSDASQQSKPSHSADQQQDEPKKRGWPKGKKRKKVLPNGPKAPVTGYVRFLNERREHMRARYPDLPFPEITKRLGAEWTRLALNDKQRYLDEAEREKMQYALELKDYQQTEAFQITTAKIQDKRIKKDTPSVIISTSSEPSLSKATDLRFDIPIFTEEFLDQNKAREAELRRLRKANIEFEEQNAVLQRHIKDMYSAKERLEAELGLDEKRTQALHQHLLAIKHTLVNSLSSVPLPGTGETASHVNLDSYLSRLSGVLEGNPHKHRALLSQLCEVLSHLDSEKL; translated from the exons CCAAAGAAGAGAGGCTGGCCgaagggaaagaaaagaaagaaggtgCTTCCAAATGGTCCCAAGGCACCAGTAACAGGATATGTCCGCTTCCTGAATGAACGGCGAGAACATATGCGGGCCAGGTACCCTGACTTACCTTTCCCAGAAATCACCAAGAGACTTGGAGCAGAGTGGACGCGATTAGCTCTGAATGACAAACAG CGCTACCTGGACGAGGCGGAACGGGAGAAGATGCAGTATGCGCTGGAACTGAAGGACTATCAGCAGACTGAGGCCTTTCAGATCACCACTGCTAAGATCCAAGACAAGAGGATCAAGAAAG ACACTCCATCTGTCATCATCAGTACTAGTTCAGAGCCCTCTTTATCAAAG GCTACTGACCTCAGATTCGACATCCCTATCTTCACTGAGGAGTTCCTCGATCAGAACAAAG CTCGTGAGGCCGAGTTGCGACGGCTCCGTAAGGCCAACATTGAGTTTGAAGAGCAGAATGCGGTTCTTCAGCGGCACATTAAGGACATGTACAGTGCTAAAGAGCGCCTGGAGGCTGAACTGGGGCTGGACGAGAAGCGTACCCAGGCTCTTCACCAGCACTTGCTGGCCATCAAACACACGTTGGTCAACAGTCTGTCATCGGTCCCCCTGCCAG GTACAGGTGAGACAGCGTCTCATGTGAACCTGGACTCATACCTGAGTCGTCTCAGCGGAGTGCTGGAGGGAAACCCTCACAAGCATCGTGCACTGCTCTCCCAGCTTTGCGAAGTCCTCTCTCATCTGGACAG TGAGAAGTTATGA